The Enhydrobacter sp. sequence GCCGCGATGGAGCGCACCGCGCGAGCGCTGCTTCGAGCGGACGCTGGCGCCGCCGTATGGGGCATGGCGGAGACGGCCGGCGTCGGCTTCGCGCGCGGCCTGCCGCTGCCGGGTCTTTGCGCCAAGCTCGTGCCGATGGCCGATCGCTACGAGCTGCGCGTCAAGGGGCCGAACGTGACGCCGGGCTACTATCGGAACGCCGAAGCGACGCGCACCGCTTTCGATGAAGCCGGCTTCTTCAAGACCGGCCATGCCGCGCGCTGGATCGATCCGGCGGTTCCGGAGAGGGGCCTTGCCTTCGATGCCGTTTCAGCCCGGTTGCAATCCGGATGACACTTCTTCTGCAAATGCCGCTTCGACGTTTACAGCGCACCACCGGCAAGGGATGTTGCGCCACGGGTCTGGGAGCCCGCAGACGGAGAGGAGACGACAGATGACGAAGTCGATGCTGGTCACGGCCTCTGCCCTTGCTTGCGTTCTTGCGGCGTCCGCGTTCGCACAGACCTCGACCGCGCCGGCCGCGGCGCCCTCGTGCAAGGCGCAAGCCGCGGACAAGAAGCTGGCCGGCGCCGCACTCACGAGCTTCATGAAGAAATGCGAAAGCGATGCCACGAAAGCGTGCGACACCGCCGCCGCCGACAAGAAGCTGGCTGGCGCGGCCAAGACGAGCTTCACCAAGAAGTGCGTGTCGACCGCCGTCGGTAGCTGATCGCAGCTACACGAAGCTCGGTCGGCGGCGCAGCGTCTCGCGATCGAAGCCGGATACTTTGCGGTAGCGGTCCAGGATCGCCTGCAGCTCGGCGGTCGAGATCACGTCCTCGATGCGCTCGAACGGTCGCCCGCCGGAGCGCTGCCACACCTCGCGCAGGATCGAATCGGGCGGGTTGGTGCGGTTGGTCAGCACGACCTGCGCGGTGGCGGGATTGCGCACAGCCTCATACTCGACGAGCGCCCCGGGCGTCGCGCCGCGCTTCTTGATCTGCCCGGCGAGGCAACGCGCGTCGATGATGGCCTGGCTCGCGCCGTTGGAGCCGCGCGGATACATCGGATGGGCGGCGTCGCCCAGAAGTGTGACGCGACCGAAGCTCCAGCGCTCCAGCGGATCGCGATCGACCATCGGATATTCCAGGATCTCCTCCGTGCTCTCGATCATGCCGCTGACGTCGAGCCAATCGAAGGTGAGGCCGGCGAAGGCCGGCATCATGTCGGACAATCGCCCGCGGCCGGTCCAGTCCTGGCGCGCCACCTGCGGTCGCTCGAGCTCGGCGACCCAGTTGATCAGCGGCCGGCCGTCGGTCTCCGAGGTGCCGCGGCGGATCGGGTAGATCACCGTCTTGCCGACGGTCAGCCAGCCGGTCGAGACCATGATGTCGCCGCCCAGAAAGGCGGGCCAGGGCGTGGCGCCGCGCCACATGTTGACGCCGGAGTATCTGGGCGGCCCTTCGTTCGGATAGAGCTGGCGGCGCACGGCTGAGTGGATGCCGTCGGCGCCGATGGCGATCCGGCCGCGATACGCGGCGCCATTGTCGCAATGGAGGATGACGGCGCCGGGCTCCTGCTCGAGGCGGAGACAGCGGTGGCCGAGCTGCAGGGCGTCGTCGCCCAGCCGCTCATGCGTCGCCGCGAGCAGTACCTCGTGCAGATCGGCGCGGTGGATCGAGAGCTGCGCCCAGTCGTAGCCGGCGAAGCGGCCGCGCGGCTCCTTGTGGATGAACTGGCCGTGACGGCTGTAGTAGCGGAGCTCGCGCGTCTCGATGGCGTGCCGGGCAAGCTCGTCGGCCAGGCCCAGCTCGGAAAGCTCGCGCATGGCGTGCGGCAGCAGGTTGATGCCTACGCCGAGCGGCAGGAGCTGCGGCGCGGCCTCGAAGACACGGCAGGAAATGCCGGCCTGGTGGAGGCTGAGCGCCAGCACCAGTCCGCCGATGCCGCCGCCTACGATCAGGATATCGGGAGAGGAGTCGCTCATTCGGGCTTGGTCCCGCGCCTCGCGATGATCTCGGTCCAGCGGTCGGCCAGCTCAGCCGGACTCGGTGTGAGGATATCGACAAGCCGCTTGTCCAGGCGCGCCACGATCTCCGTCGGCGCACCGTTGGGTGCGATCATGTCGGAACCGCCTGCAGGCGCATAGGGCACGATCAAGCGGATCGGCTGTTCCGGCCAGGCAAGGGCGGTTCCGATCGCGAAGGGCCAAGGCCACAGGCCGGCCAAGACGGGACCAATCAGTCGACGTCGCATGGCCGTCATTGAACCAAAGAGAAGGTCGATAGTCGATACAACCTATACGAGCTTTACTTATGGTGTATGCGTTCTATACTTGTTCCCGTCGAGAGGCCGGAGAACGGGCATGCAGGCGAAGGTGCGGACGGTGGCGTTTCAGGGTGTGGATGTGCTGCCGATCGATGTCCAGGTGATGATCGCGCCGGGACAGCTCGCCTTCACCGTGGTCGGTCTTGCAGACAAGGCGGTCGGCGAGAGTCGGGAGCGGGTGCGGGCGGCCTTGCGCGCCTTGGGGTTGGCCCTGCCGCCGCAACGCATCACGGTCAATCTCTCGCCGGCCGACCTCGCCAAGGAGGGCAGCCACTACGACCTGCCGATCGCGCTCGGGCTCCTGGTGGCGATGGGGGTGGTGACCCGAGAGAGCGTGGCGGGCTTCGTTGCATTGGGCGAGCTTGCGCTCGATGGCTCCCTGACGCGCGTGCCGGGCGTGCTGCCGGCCGCCATTGCTGCGGCGTCGACCGGACGCGGCATCATCTGTCCGGCCGCCTGCGGCGGCGAGGCTGCCTGGGGCGGCTTCCAGCCAGCGGACGATCCCGATCGGCCGCCGGTGCTCGCCGCGCCCACCCTGCTGGCGCTGATCAACCAACTGCGCGGCCAGCAGACCCTGCCGGCGCCGCAGGCGCTCGTGTCCGAGGACGAGGTCTCTTACCCCGATCTCGCCGAGATCAAGGGCCAGGAGACGGCCAAGCGCGTGCTCGAGATCGCGGCGGCTGGCGGCCACAATCTCCTGATGATTGGCCCACCCGGTTCGGGCAAGTCGATGCTGGCGGCGCGCCTGCCGGGCCTCCTGCCGCCGCTCGAGGCGGAGGAGGCGCTGGAAGCGACGATGCTGCGTTCGCTGGCGGGCGAGACGGGCGACGGAAGGCTGTCGCGAAGGCGCGCCTTTCGCGATCCGCATCATTCGGCGACCCTGCAGGCCCTGGTGGGCGGTGGGGCGCGCGCCAAACCGGGCGAGGTGTCGCTCGCCCATCATGGTGTGCTGTTCCTCGACGAGTTGCCGGAATTCAGCCGCGCCACCCTCGAGGCGTTGCGCCAGCCGATCGAGACCGGTCGCATCACTGTCGCCCGCGCGGCGGCGCACGTCACCTATCCGGCCCGCTTCCAGCTCGTGGCGGCAATGAATCCCTGCCGCTGCGGGCATCTCATGGAAGCCGGGCGCGGCTGCGGACGGGCGCCGCGCTGCGGCATCGACTACCAGGCCAAGCTCTCGGGGCCGCTGCTCGATCGCATCGATCTCTGCATCGACGTGCCGCCGGTCGACGCGGCCGATCTGGCGCTGCCGCCGCCGGCGGAAAGCTCGGCCGACGTGGCGGCCCGGGTCGCCGTGGCGCGCGCCGTCCAGCGCGACCGCCTGACGGCGCTCGACCGGAAGGGCAAGCTGGTCGAGATCGAGAGCGAGCCCAGCGCCGGCCTCCTGTCGGAGCGGGCCCGCCATTGGAGCAAGCCGCGCTGCAATGCCGATACCGACGGTGCGTTGCTCGCGGCCATCGCCGAGCCGGATGCCGAAGGACGTGCCTTGCTGACGCGTGCTGCCGAACGGCTGGGCCTCTCGGCGCGCGCCTGGCACCGCACGCTGCGGGTGGCACGCACGCTCGCCGATCTCGACGGCTCGGATGCCGTGCGCCGCCTGCATGTCGCCGAGGCGCTGTCCTATCGCCGTGCCGAGGCGCGGCCGGCGCTGGCGGCGTAGCGTCAGATCGAGACCACCATGCCGTCCTCGGCGGCTTCGCAGGCGAACGCCTCGCGACAGCCAAGCATGTCGGGGCTCATATGGGTCAGGATCACGCGTCTGGCGCCGATCGCCGGCAGGTGCGCGACGAGCGTCTCATAGTCGAGGTGGAACTTGACCTTCTTGTCCCTGAAATAGGCCTCGGCGACAAAGAGATCCGCACCGCGCGCCGCGTCGCCCAGCGCCTCGACCCATTCGGTGTCGCCCGAGTAGCAGATGACCTTGCCGTCGACGCCGATACGCAAGGCGAAGGGCGGCGCGCCGCAGGGATGCTTCATGAGATAAGGCGTCACGTCGGCGCCCTCGATGTTGCTGGTTTCGCCTACCTGCATCTCGCGGACCTCGAGGGTGAAGCGCCGCTCGACCCTGCTCGAGCCGGGAAAAAACGTCTCCATCGCGGCCGCCAGACGGGTCCCGAGGCCGGGCGGCCCGGCGACGACCAGCGGTGTGGTGCGCCGGCTGACGAGCTGCGCGTCGAGGATGAAAAACGGCAGGCCGCCGAAATGATCGCCGTGCAGATGCGAGACCATGACGGCGCGAATCTCGTTGGGATCGACGCCGAACTTGCGCAGCGCGACCATCGAGGACGCACCGCAGTCGATCAGGAAGGCGCCTTGCCGGTCGCGCACCAGGAAGCAGGTGTTGAAGCGTCCGCCGCTGCCGAACGCGTCGCCCGAGCCCAGAAACTGCAACTCCATGGCCATTTCCTTGTATTGCGATATATAATATAAGGTATCAAAGATCACGTTATCAGATGATGCCGAAGATCGTTCTGTCAAGCTGGGTCCATCCAGAGGTGATCGCCTTCCTGGCGGGCGCCGCGGAGGTAGTGCCGCACCAGGAGCGCGATGCCCTTCCGGCCGACGAGCTCGGGCGCCGTTGCCGTGATGCGCAGGGGCTGATGGCCTTCATGTCGGATCGCATCGACGAGGGGTTCTTGCGAGCGTGTCCGGATCTCAAGGTCATCGCCTGCGCCCTGAAGGGCTACGACAATTTCGATGTCGCGGCCTGCGAGCGGCAGGGCGTGTGGCTCACCATCGTGCCGGACCGGCTGACACTCCCAACCGCGGAACTCGCGATCGGCCTGATGATCGGCCTCGCCCGCAACATCCTGCCGGGCGACAGGCTGGTCCGGTCCGGCCGGTTCCGTGGCTGGCGGCCGGTCCTGTACGGTCGCGGACTCGACGGCAGCACGGTCGGCCTGATCGGCGTCGGCGCCGTGGGCAAGGCCGTGGCGCGGCGGCTCGCCGGCTTCCAGACGACGCTGCTCTATACCGACCGCGTGCCGCTCTCGCCCGACCAGGAAGATGCATTGCGCTTGCATTGCGTCTCGCGCGACGAGCTTCTGCGGCGAAGCGACTTCGTTCTCCTGGGCCTGCCGCTTGCCGCCGACACGCGCGGCCTGGTCGATGCGCGTTTCCTCGAGCGCCTCAAGCGTGGCGCCTGCCTGATCAACATTGCACGTGGCTCGCTCGTCGACGAGACGGCGGTCGCGGACGCGCTCGAAAGCGGGGCGCTGGGCGGCTACGCGGCCGACGTCTTCGCCTTCGAAGATTGGGCAATCGAAGGTCGCCCGGCTGGCCTCGACGAGAGGCTGCGCACGGCGCAGGACAGGACGCTCTTCACCCCGCATCTCGGCTCCGCGGTCGACGACGTCCGGCGCGACATCGCCTTGCAAGCCGCGGCGAGCCTGCTCGATGCGTTGCGCGGCCAGGTTCCGGCCGGGGCCGTGAACCGGCCGTCGGCGGCGCGCGGTATCGTTGTGCCATGATCGATCTGGAACAGGTCCGCACCTTCGTCACCGTCATCGAGGCCGGCTCCTTCCAGAGCGCCGCGACGCGGCGGGGCATCGCCCAGCCCACTGTCTCGCAACATGTCCGGAAGCTCGAGGATGCGCTCGGCCGCCGCCTGGTCGCGCGGTCGCGCACGCAGGCCAGTCCGACCCCGGAAGGAACCCGCTTCCTTCCCTTTGCCCGCGCCCTGCTGCGGCTCGCGGCCCGCGCCGAGGCGAGCCTCGCGGGCGGCGGACTGGCCATCGGCGCCAGCAGCAACATCGGCATCTACCTTCTCCAGCCGTTCGTCAGCGCCTTTGGCCCACAGGTTTCCGACCTTGGCCCGATCGACATCCGGATCGGCTCCAACCCCGAGACGGCACGCCGCCTCGAGGAAGCCGAGATCGACATCGCGCTCATGGAGTGGTGGGATGGCCGGCCCGGTTTCGACGCCGCCGTGTGGCGCGATGAGCCGGTCGTGGTCATCGTTCCGCCCGGCCATCCGTGGGCGCGCCGCCAGTGGATCGACAAGACGATGCTGATGGACGCCTCCTTGATCGGCGGCGAGCCCGGCACCGGCACGGCGCGGCTGCTGCAGGAGCGACTGGGCATCGATGCCGCCCGGCTCAAGACCAGCCTCCAGCTCGGCAGCACCGAGGCGGTGAAGCAGGCCGTGCGTGCAGGCCTCGGCGTCTCTGTGACGCTCGCGAGCGCCGTCCACGAAGAGATCGCCGCCGGCCAGCTCGCGGCCGCCCGACTGCGCGGCGGCCGGCTCTCCAAGCCGCTCTATTCGATCGTTCCCGACCATGCGCTGCCGCGCAGTGCCGCCCGCCGGTTCGCGGCGTTCTTGCAGGGCAAGGCGGCATGAAGCGCGCTGTCGCCCTGCGCCATCTCGCCTTCGAGGACCTCGGGCTCCTGACGGACGTGCTGTCGGCCGAACAGTACGAGGTGAGCTACCGCGAGGCCGGCGTGGACGGGCTCTGCGACCTTCGACTCGCTCCCGAAGATTTGCTGGTCGTATTGGGCGGCCCGATCAGCGCCTGCGACGACCGTCGCTATCCCTTCCTGATCGAGGAACTCCGCTTGATCGAGCAGAGCCTGCGGCGCGACGTGCCGGTGCTGGGCATTTGCTTGGGGGCGCAGCTCCTCGCTCGGGCGCTCGGCGCGCGCGTCTACGCCGGATCGGCCAAGGAGATCGGCTTCGCGCCTGTCACGCTGACGGCGGACGGACGGGCGAGTTGCCTGGCGATCCTCGAGCGCGAGGCGAGCCCGGCATTGCATTGGCATGGCGACACCTTCGACCTCCCCGCCGGCAGCCATCGCCTGGCGTCGACCGATATCACGCCCAACCAGGCGTTCGGCCTCGGCGCTCGCCTGCTCGGTCTGCAGTTCCATCTCGAGGCCGACCTTTCGCGGTTCGAACGCTGGTTGATCGGACATACAGGGGAGCTCGCGGCCGAGGGGATCGATGTCGGCCGCTTGCGCGCCGACGGCTGCAGACACGCGGCGTTGCTGACCCGTTCCGGACGCGCGGTGCTGGGGAGCTGGATTGGCCATCTGCGGCCCTGAACGAGCGCGCTCGTATCGCAGGGTCGGGCAACGACCGGCACTGGCGGCCCGGAAGGCGATAGCGTAGAAGGCTGTCCGCCCGAGGAGAGGCGTTGATGCGCGCTGCGTTCGGCTTGGTGATTTTTCTCGCCTTCTGTCTCGGCGCCGGCGCTCCGGCCGCGCGGGCCGCGCTGCCCAGCCCCTATCTCGAAGAGCTGACCTGGACCGAGCTGCGCGACGCGCTGGCGGCCGGGACCACGACCGTCATCGTGCCGGTCGGCGGCACCGAGCAAAGCGGCCCCCATCTCGCGCTCGGCAAGCACAATGCCCGGGTGAAGGTGCTGGCCGGCCGCATCGCCACGCGCCTGGGAGACACGCTGGTGGCGCCGGTGGTGGCTTACGTACCGGAGGGTAGTATTTCGCCGCCTACCGGCCATATGCGCTTTCCCGGCACGATCTCGGTGTCCGCGACGGCGTTCAAGGGCGTGCTCGAAGGCGCGGCGGAGAGTCTCAAGCGGGCCGGGTTCACGCACATCGTGCTGATCGGCGATCATGGCGGCTATCAGACGCTGCTCAAGGAAGTGGCCGACCATTTGAACCATTTGTGGACCGCAAGCGGCGCCCGGGCGCATTTCATCGCGGCTTACTACGGTGCCGCTCAAACGGCCTATGTGCGGGCGCTGCGGGCCAAGGGCCTGAGCGATGCGGAGATCGGTACCCATGCCGGGCTCGCCGACACCTCGCTGGAGCTTGCCACCGATCCGGCGATGGTGCGGCTCGACCGCCTTGCCGCGGCGCAGGGGGCGAAGAGCGGCGTTGCCGGCGATCCGCGGCGGGCCAGCGCCGCGCTCGGCCAGCTTGGTGTCGACCTCATCGTCGACGAGACTGTGACGGCGATCAGAAAGGCGCGGCTGGATAAGCAGTGAATCCATGAAAATGAAACGTCTTGTTGCCCTCCCCGCCCTGGCGGTCGTCTTGGCGGGATGGTGGGCCGCGGCACAAACGAGCCCGCAAGCGCCCGCCGCCGCCCAGCCGATCGTCACCATCCCGGGCATGCCGCCGGTGATCGACCCGAGCAACCTCTACAGCGAGACCGCGGCCGACAAGATGAGTCCCGCGGTCGAAGGCGCGCTGCCGCGCATCTATGTTCCCAACCGCCGCGGCAACAACGTGACCGTGATCGATCCGGCGACCCTGCAGGTCGTCGACACCTTCAAGGTGGGCATCAACCCGCAGCATGTGGTGCCGTCATGGGATCTCAGGACGCTGTGGGTCGCCAACAACGCCGAGGGCCGCACCGACGGCAGCCTGACGCCGGTCGATCCGCTGACCGGCAAGCCGGGCGAGCCGGTCGCGGTCGACGATCCCTACAACCTCTATTGGACGCCCGATGGCCGCTACGCGATCGTCGTCGCCGAGGAGTACCGGCGGCTCGACTTCCGCGATCCGCGGACGATGAAGCTCGAGTTCTCGATCCCAGTGCCCAAATGCGGCGGCGTCAACCATGCCGATTTCTCGATCGACGGCACCTATGCGCTCTTCACCTGCGAGTTCGACGGTGCCGTCACCAAGATCGACATGGTGAACCACAGCGTCATCGGTACGCTGGTGCTGACGCCGTTCTACCAGCGTCCCGACGTCGTCGCGCAGCTCGAGGTGTTCGAGAAGAAGCCAGCGATCGTGAGCGACTCGCTGGAGCTGGGCGGTGCCATCTGCGCCTCGCGCGGCATGCCCCAGGACGTTCGCATCTCGCCCGACGGCAGGCTGTTCTACGTCGCGGACATGCTGGCCGACGGCGTGCACATCGTCGACGGCGTCTCGTTCCGCCAGGTCGGCTTCATCCCGACCGGCATCGGCGCACATGGGCTCTATCCCAGCCGCGACGGCAAGCTCCTTTATGTCGCCAACCGCGGCAGCAACAAGATGCTGGGGCCGCGCCACGGCAAGGGCAGCGTGTCGGTGATCGACTTCGCGACGCAGGAGGTGGTGGCCAACTGGCCGATCCCCGGCGGCGGCAGCCCGGACATGGGCAACGTCTCGGCCGACGGCAAATATCTCTGGCTGTCGGGCCGGTTCGACAATGTGGTCTATCGTTTCGATACCGCGACCGGCGCTGTCGACCAGGTCAAGGTCGGCCGCGAGCCGCACGGGCTCGCCGTCTGGCCACTGCCCGGCCGCTACTCGCTCGGGCATACCGGCAACATGCGCTGACGATCCGGCTCAGGGGTCGATCAGGACGCCGGGATTCATCAGGCCCTTGGGATCGAGCTCGCGCTTGGCGCCGCGCAGTGCGCGGGCGAACAGCTCGGGGCGTTGCCTGTCGTAGAACGGCCGATGGAACCGGCCGACGGCATGATGATGGGTGGTGGTCCCACCATGCTCCACCGTCGCGGCGGTGCAGGTGGTCAGGACGTCCATGAACTGCTCGAGCTGGCGGCGCTTGTCGAGAAGGCCGCCGAAGGTGAAGTAGAGGCAGGGCCCGTCGGGATAGACGTGCGTGAAGCGGCAGGTCACGGTGCCGTCGCGGCCGGTGACGCGCCGGATCGTGTCCCTGGTGATCGCGGTGATCTTCTGGTGGAAGTCGCGAAAGCGCTCCCATGTCATCGATGTCTCGAAGGTCGAGGACATGATGCCGCGCGCCACCGCATGCTCGCTATAGTGCGGCGCCCGGATGAAGCGGTTCCGCCAGGCGCCGGCGGCGCCGGAGCGATGGGCATTCTCGTCGTCGGGGTCAGCCGGATCGACGACGCCACCATGGTCGCCGCAGATCTCGATCGCGCGCGCCATCCAGGCGTCCAGCGGGTGGTTGCCTGATTCGAAGCCGAGCACCAGGACCGCCTGCTCGTTGTCCCAAGGCACGCCGGGCAGCGCCTCGCGTGCTTCGAGCAGACGACAGTTGGCGGGGTAGAGCCCGGCCTGGGTGATGGTCCGGACGGCGTCGGCGCCGGTGTAGAAGTCCCTGAACCGCACCGACGCCGACGCGCGAAAGGTCGGCTTCCTGCGCAGGCGGACCCAGGCCTCGGTGATGATGCCGAAGATGCCTTCAGATCCCAGGATCAGGCGGTCCGGACTCGGCCCTGCGCCCGAGCCCGGCAGGCGGCGGGTCTCCAGCGCACCGGTCGGCGCCACCATGCGGATGCTTTCGACGAAATCGTCGATGTGGGTGTAGAGCGTGGCGTAGTGGCCGCCCGAGCGCGTGGCGATCCAGCCGCCGAGCGTCGAGCAGCGATAGGCCTGCATGTAGTGACGCATGGTGAAGGGCGTGGCGCGCAGCTGGTCCTCGATCGCCGGACCATAGATGCCGGCCTGGATACGTGCCGCCTGGCTCACCGGGTCGACCTCGAGCACCTTGTCCATATGGCGGGTCGAGATGGTCACGACCTTGTCCGCGGATGCCGGCGGCTCGATGCCCTTCACGACCGAGCTGCCCCCGCCATAGGGGATGACGGTGGCGCCGATCCCGTCGCACCAGTCGAGGACCCGCACGACGTCCTGCTCGCTCTCCGGGAAGGCCACGGCGTCGGGCGGCTGGGGGACCGAGCGCATGAACATGCGGATCGCATCGAAGGCTGCCTTGCCGTAGCTGTGCTCGAGCCGCGTCAGGTGGTCGGTCTGCACCAGCGACTGCAGCGAGGCGGGCACGCTGACCCTGGATGGCCGCAACGTGAACTCTTCCGGTCTGGGCGGCGGCGTGACGTCGAACGCCGCGATGCCGTAGCGCTTGGCGATCTCGGCCTCCCAGGGCGCTATCTCCCCGGGCGAAAGGTCTTCATCGGCATAGCCCCAGGCGTAGAACTTTTTCTGCCGGCGCATCGCTCCTCCTCAACGCTGTGGGCGCAATGATCGGAGCCGCGGGCACGGCGATCAAGCGCCCGGCTTGCGCCCGGCGCCGAAACCGGGCCGTGCCCGATGCGAGACGGGAATGAGGTCGCCGCCCAGCGCGCGCCTCAGCAGGCCCCACAACCCGCGCGGCTCGATCAGGATGACGGCAATCGAGAGCGTGCCCAGGATGATGAGGTGCCATGTGCCGAGCTGCGCGAGATATTCGCGCAGCAGGAAGAACAGCACCGTCCCCAGGATCGGGCCTTCGAGGCTGCCGATGCCGCCGATCACGACGTTGAAGATGACGAACACCGTCCAGTCGATGATGCTGAACGAGGCGGGCGGCGAGATGCGCAGCTTCTGCAGCGTGATGATGGCGCCCGCCAGGCCGAGGAACGGCGCGGTCCACAGGAAGCAGACGATGCGTGCGCGCACGAGGTGGACGCCCATCGCGCCCGCCGCCTCCTCGTTGTCGCGCATCGCCATGAGGCCGAGCCCGATGCGCGAGCGCAGCAGCAGCCAGGTGCTGGCGAAGGCCGCCGCCGCCAGCGCGAAGGCGAGCCAGTAGATGGTGGCGAAGCGCGCGTCGGGCCGGGCGCCGAACTCGCGGGCGACGCGGACCGGCAGGCTGACGCCCGAGCCGAAGCCGAAGCCCGGCAGCTTGCCCGCGATCAGCATCAGCACCTCGGCCACCACCCAGGTGCCGACCGCGAGATAGGCGGCGCGCAGGCGGAAGACGATCAGCATCGCCGGCAGCGCGATGACGAAGGCGGTCAGTGCCGCCGCACCGAAGGCGAGATACGGGTCGACGCCCAGCAGCACCACCGCGCCGTAGAAGGCATAGGCCCCTACGCCCACGAAGGCATGCTGGCCTACCGTCACGATATCGGCATAGCCTGCCAGCAGGTTCCACATCAGGGCCAGCACCAGCAGGCAGAGGAATTCCGTCAGCACCGTGAGGCCGCCCGCGTCGAGGAAGGTGGGAGCGGCGAGGAGGGCAAGTGCGGCCACGGCGAGGACCGCGCGGCCGCCGGCAATCGAGAGATGCTGATGCCTGCGCAATTCGGCCTCTAGTACCGTGGCAGGAGGCCTTGCGGCCGCAGCAGGAAAATGGCCAGGAAAACGAGGTGGCCGGCCAGAACCTGCCAGGCACCATCGATCTGGCCGCCCAGCGTCTGGGCGATGCCGAGCACGATGCCGCCCAGCAAAGTGCCGCGCAGGCTGCCGAGCCCGCCCAGCACCACGACCTCGAAGGCGACCAGCAGCCGGCTCGGCCCGCTGGTGGGATCGAAGTTCATGCGCAGCCCCATGAAGCAGGCGGCGATCGCCACGGTGACGCCGACGATGCCCATGGCGATGGCGTAGATCCGCGCCGACGAGAGGCCGATCAGGTTGGCGGCGGCGACATCGTCGGCCACGGCGCGGATGCCGGCGCCGATCCGCGAGCGATAGAGCAGCCACTCGAGGCCCAGCACCAAGACGATGGCGAGCACGAAGGTCGCGACCGGCAGGACGCCGACATAGAGGCCACCGATCTGCAGGCTCGACGTGTCGAGCCGGCCGGCGGAGAGGGTACGCGTGTCGGCGCCGAAGCCTTGCAGCAGGCCGTTCTGCACGATGATCGACAGGCCGAAGGTGACGAGCAGCGGCAGCAGTACGTTCTCGCCGACGACCCGCTGCAGCAGAATCCGCTGCAGCAGATAGCCGCCGGCGAAGGCCAGCGGGATCACCAGCAGGAGCGCCAGCAGCACGTTGATGTGCAGCGCCGTCGCCACCGTGAGCAGCAGGAACGAGACGAGGACGATGAAGTCGCCGTGCGCGATGTTGACGAAGCGCATCACCCCGACCGAGAGCGAGAGCCCCAGGGCGAAGATCGCGTAGAGCCCGCCCAGCAGCACGCCCTGGACGACGAGGTTGAGGTAGGTGGCAAGCATGCGGCTTCAGGATCCGAAATAGTGCCGGGTGATAGTGTCGCGGTCGAAATCGCCGGGTCGGCCGGTGAGCGAGATGCGGCCTTCGAGCAGGCAGTAGAAGCGGCTGGCGATGGCCAGCGAGCGGCGGATGTCCTGCTCGACCAGCAGCACGCCGATGCCGCGCCGGTTGATCGACAGTAGCAGGGCGTAGAGATCGTTCACGACCGCCGGGGCGAGGCCGAGGCTGATCTCGTCGCACAGCAGCAGGCGCGGATCGGCGAGCAGGGCGCGGCCGAGCGCCACCATCTGCTGCTGGCCGCCCGAGAGCTGCCAGGCGGGCTGGCGCCGCTTGTCGCGCAGCGCTGGAAAGAGATCGAACACCTCGTCGAGGCGGACGCCGCCCGCCTTGCGGCCGACCTGCCAGCCGATCTCGAGGTTCTCCTCGACCGTGAGGGAGGGGAACAGCCGGCGACCTTCGGGAACCAGGGCGATGCCCGACGCGGCGATGGCGGGCGTGGAGCGATGCGCAATGTCCTCGCCGGCGAACAGGATACGGCCTTCGATGCGGTCGACCTGGGCGACGATCGCCTTGAGCAGCGACGACTTGCCGGCGCCGTTGGCGCCGATGATCGACACGATCTCGCCTG is a genomic window containing:
- a CDS encoding flavin-dependent oxidoreductase, which codes for MSDSSPDILIVGGGIGGLVLALSLHQAGISCRVFEAAPQLLPLGVGINLLPHAMRELSELGLADELARHAIETRELRYYSRHGQFIHKEPRGRFAGYDWAQLSIHRADLHEVLLAATHERLGDDALQLGHRCLRLEQEPGAVILHCDNGAAYRGRIAIGADGIHSAVRRQLYPNEGPPRYSGVNMWRGATPWPAFLGGDIMVSTGWLTVGKTVIYPIRRGTSETDGRPLINWVAELERPQVARQDWTGRGRLSDMMPAFAGLTFDWLDVSGMIESTEEILEYPMVDRDPLERWSFGRVTLLGDAAHPMYPRGSNGASQAIIDARCLAGQIKKRGATPGALVEYEAVRNPATAQVVLTNRTNPPDSILREVWQRSGGRPFERIEDVISTAELQAILDRYRKVSGFDRETLRRRPSFV
- a CDS encoding LysR family transcriptional regulator — encoded protein: MIDLEQVRTFVTVIEAGSFQSAATRRGIAQPTVSQHVRKLEDALGRRLVARSRTQASPTPEGTRFLPFARALLRLAARAEASLAGGGLAIGASSNIGIYLLQPFVSAFGPQVSDLGPIDIRIGSNPETARRLEEAEIDIALMEWWDGRPGFDAAVWRDEPVVVIVPPGHPWARRQWIDKTMLMDASLIGGEPGTGTARLLQERLGIDAARLKTSLQLGSTEAVKQAVRAGLGVSVTLASAVHEEIAAGQLAAARLRGGRLSKPLYSIVPDHALPRSAARRFAAFLQGKAA
- a CDS encoding MBL fold metallo-hydrolase, producing MELQFLGSGDAFGSGGRFNTCFLVRDRQGAFLIDCGASSMVALRKFGVDPNEIRAVMVSHLHGDHFGGLPFFILDAQLVSRRTTPLVVAGPPGLGTRLAAAMETFFPGSSRVERRFTLEVREMQVGETSNIEGADVTPYLMKHPCGAPPFALRIGVDGKVICYSGDTEWVEALGDAARGADLFVAEAYFRDKKVKFHLDYETLVAHLPAIGARRVILTHMSPDMLGCREAFACEAAEDGMVVSI
- a CDS encoding YifB family Mg chelatase-like AAA ATPase, which translates into the protein MQAKVRTVAFQGVDVLPIDVQVMIAPGQLAFTVVGLADKAVGESRERVRAALRALGLALPPQRITVNLSPADLAKEGSHYDLPIALGLLVAMGVVTRESVAGFVALGELALDGSLTRVPGVLPAAIAAASTGRGIICPAACGGEAAWGGFQPADDPDRPPVLAAPTLLALINQLRGQQTLPAPQALVSEDEVSYPDLAEIKGQETAKRVLEIAAAGGHNLLMIGPPGSGKSMLAARLPGLLPPLEAEEALEATMLRSLAGETGDGRLSRRRAFRDPHHSATLQALVGGGARAKPGEVSLAHHGVLFLDELPEFSRATLEALRQPIETGRITVARAAAHVTYPARFQLVAAMNPCRCGHLMEAGRGCGRAPRCGIDYQAKLSGPLLDRIDLCIDVPPVDAADLALPPPAESSADVAARVAVARAVQRDRLTALDRKGKLVEIESEPSAGLLSERARHWSKPRCNADTDGALLAAIAEPDAEGRALLTRAAERLGLSARAWHRTLRVARTLADLDGSDAVRRLHVAEALSYRRAEARPALAA
- a CDS encoding phosphonate dehydrogenase; the protein is MMPKIVLSSWVHPEVIAFLAGAAEVVPHQERDALPADELGRRCRDAQGLMAFMSDRIDEGFLRACPDLKVIACALKGYDNFDVAACERQGVWLTIVPDRLTLPTAELAIGLMIGLARNILPGDRLVRSGRFRGWRPVLYGRGLDGSTVGLIGVGAVGKAVARRLAGFQTTLLYTDRVPLSPDQEDALRLHCVSRDELLRRSDFVLLGLPLAADTRGLVDARFLERLKRGACLINIARGSLVDETAVADALESGALGGYAADVFAFEDWAIEGRPAGLDERLRTAQDRTLFTPHLGSAVDDVRRDIALQAAASLLDALRGQVPAGAVNRPSAARGIVVP
- a CDS encoding glutamine amidotransferase; protein product: MKRAVALRHLAFEDLGLLTDVLSAEQYEVSYREAGVDGLCDLRLAPEDLLVVLGGPISACDDRRYPFLIEELRLIEQSLRRDVPVLGICLGAQLLARALGARVYAGSAKEIGFAPVTLTADGRASCLAILEREASPALHWHGDTFDLPAGSHRLASTDITPNQAFGLGARLLGLQFHLEADLSRFERWLIGHTGELAAEGIDVGRLRADGCRHAALLTRSGRAVLGSWIGHLRP